The Phycisphaeraceae bacterium genome contains the following window.
GGCTGCGCACATGCTGCCGGGCGCAGCCCCCGAGCACCGCCGCCGCCACCATCCACACGCAGGCCATGACTTCAACTGGGCGCATCAGGGCCAGTGTATCGCCCGCTACGCCCGATCGCCTCGCCGCGCCCGTTGTCGCGCCCGCACTCGGGACAGAGCGGCAAGGGCAGCCCGACCAGTTCATAGCCGCACGACCCGCAGCACGCGCGTCGGCGCCGGATTTTCTCACGCCGCCAGCCCGATGAACGCCTCACGCTGAGCACACCAAGCGCCAGCCACGTGGCAGCAAGACACCCCATGATCGTGTCGTGGGCGATCGTGGTCGGATAGTAGGTGTTGCCCGTGCGGCCCTGAATATGGTGCGTCGTGGCCAGCGTGGTCGCAGGCGAGCCTTGTCGGGATCCAGCCTCAATCGCCTCACGCATGAGCACGACGCTGCGGCCGCTGTCGTTGGTGTCCGTCGCGCTGATCCACGCGAGCACCTCGGCCGCCGCCGCTTTGTCGAAGAGGTCCATGAACTCGGCGCGGTCGAGGCGCTGGGTCTCGCCGACCGCCACCATCGACCACATGCCTGTTGAACATGTGCCCCAGAGCCCGCTGCGGCCGAAGTATCCCGACCACCGGACCCGCATCCACGGCGGATCGTCAACAACCCAGCCGTTAAAATCGAATCGCCACGCATCGCCCTGCTCGTCATACCAGCCGAAGAAGACTTCGGACCTTCGCGATGCGCAGTTGCAGTGACGCATCCCCAAGAGGTTCGATGCGAGATCGGGAATGAGCGTCGAGTCTTGAGGACGCATCATCACCCACCACATCGTATCGCCCGCGAGCACGAGGCTCAGCAGCGCGACCAAGCCCCACCGTGGTCGGCAGGGAGCACGCGGAAGCTTGGGCGGGGTGTATGGATTCGCAGAGGGTGCCATGACGCGGCCTCCTTGCCGACTCTGCATGCCGATCCGCAGGCGGGGGAAGGAAGGTTCCTCGGAATCGTGCCGAGAATCGCCAACTCATCGACCGCAGCCCGCGGCACTCCGTACAGTCTGAACACTCGAACACGAAAAAACGCAGGAGAACTCGTCCATGCTCACCGTCGGCGTCATCGGCTGCGGCTCGATCAGCAGCGTCTATCTCAAGAACCTCGCGGCATCGAAGTCCGTCCGCGTCGCAGCCGTCGCCGATCTCGATGACGCCAAAGCACGCGCCGCCGCCGCGCTCGCGCCCGGGGCGAAAGTCATGTCCACCGACGCCCTGCTCGCAGCTCCCGAGATCAACCTCGTGCTCAACCTCACCACGCCGCACGCTCACGCCTCGATCGCCCGCGCCGCGATCGCTGCCGGCAAGCACGTCTACAACGAAAAGCCGCTGACGATCAACCTCGACGATGCCCGCAACCTGCTCGAGGCTGCCCGCGCGCGCAGCGTGCTCGTCGGCTGCGCGCCCGACACTGTTCTGGGCGCCGGCATCCAGACCTGCAAGCAACTCATCGACGCCGGAACCATCGGCAAGCCCCTCGGCGGCGTGGCGTTCATGCTCTGCCCGGGGCACGAATCATGGCACCCAGACCCCGCTTTCTATTACGCGCCAGGCGGCGGACCCGTGCTCGACATGGGGCCATACTACATCACCGCCCTCGTCACGCTCCTCGGCCCCGCACGCCGCGTGAGCAGCCTCGCGCGAATGACCCACACAACACGCACCATCACCAGCAGGCCAAAGCAAGGCCAGACCATCGCCGTCGAGGTGCCCACTCACGCAACGGGCCTGATCGAGTTCGCCTCGGGCGCGATCGTCTCAGTCGTTTTCTCCTTCGATGTTCAGGCCACAACACTCCCCCCGATCGAACTCTGGGGCACCGGCGGGTCGATCCGCGTGCCCGACCCCAACGGCTTTGGCGGGCCTGTGAGTGCCTTCGCATCGTCCGCAGCCTGCGGCTCGCGCGAGTGGACCGACATCCCGCTCATCGCAGGTCGCGCGGATAACGCACGAGGCATCGGCGTCGAAGACATGGCCGCTGCACTCGCTGGTGAACGCAAGAGCCACCGCGCCAGCGGCTCGCTCGCGCTCCACGTCCTCGAAATCATGCACGCGCTGAACCGCGACGGTGTCACCGAGATCGATAGCCCCGCGGCGTGATCGAAGTCTCGGCGCTCGGGATGAACGACGCATCGGCAAGGCGTGCACTCGCAGTCATGCGAGAGCACGCCCGGGAAATCTGCGCTCAGCTGACCGATCGATCAGCCCGAGCGCGTGAGGAGGGGGCCTGCGGTGTTGTCGCGACGCTGTTGTGCAGCCGGTAGGTGGGTCGTGTGGAGGCTGCGGGTCGCATGCCCTGTCGTACCGGGACGGGGCAAGGTGGGTTGCACGATCCGATACGCGAAATCAGCCCCGCGGTTGCAGAGGCTTCACGGGTGCTGGTCGAACCGGAAATCCGCGATCAGCATGAGGTGGTCGCTGGCACGCGAGTCGGCGGCCTCGAGCCCCAGCGCGGCCAGGCGCTCGGCAGTGAGCAGCGCCGTATCGAAGACCTCGCTGAAAGTCGGTGTGAGCGCCACAGCGTCATAGACGATCAGGTCGAGCCGGCCCGGAGGAAAGCCGAGGCCGCTCAGCGCACGCCATGTCGAACTGTCCGCCCCGGCGCTGAGCATCGGAAGTTCTGCCATGCGTGACAACTGAGGCTCGGTGAGCATGTCGAGCGGGGTGCGCGAGCCGACAAGATTCCAGTCGCCGCCGATGATGACCGGGGCGTCACGCAGATCGACGGCAGTATTGTGCTGTCCGCTGCGGACTTCGGTGACCAGTTGCTCCATGCGCTGAGTCTGGCTGATGCGCTGAAGGTCTTCGCTGCTGCCGATATAGCCACAGCACTTCGGATGAATCCCAAGCACAACGATCGGACCACGCGGCGTGATGACCACAGCAGCGGCATACGAAGCGTCGTGGTTCGGGAGTGGGTGAACGGGATAGTGCGAAATGATGGCGTTGTCGCCGCGCTTGTGCACGTTCCACGCTTCGCCGCCGGGTCGCGGCCTGTGCGTGTTGAAGAACTCAGCAACCTGCGTGGCGTTCGAGTTGTACTCTTCCTGGATGAGGATGATGTCGGCGTCGGTTGAGCGCAGGAGGCGGGCGAAGACCGGGATGCGGGCGCTGTCGAGCAGGCCGGTGGCATAGGTGTTGAGGCTTGCGATGCGAATATGGCGCGCCAGAATCGGGGCCGGGGTGCCAGGCTGGATCGCAGCGGCACTTGCGGGGGATTCGGGCGTGATTGTGACGCGGGGCGGATTTGCACCCGGGTCAGGCTTTTCCGCAGGGATAGTGAGCGGGGATTCGAGAGTGTCGGATCCTTCAAGCCACACAGTGACGCCCGCAGGCCCGATGCCGCCTACAGAGGAAAGGTCGAGCCGAAACTCGTAGGTGTCCGAGGCGAAGGTAGGAGCGCTGGCGTACTTGACAGCATCCCATGTCAGGATCTGAGCCGTGTCGCGGCGGACGAGTTGGCGGCCGCGTGCGCTGAGTTCGAACATTGGACCGCCATCGGGTTGAAAAACGATGCGCAGATCAGGGTTGGTCTGCGCGCCTGCGACAAAGTTGAGGGGTGACGTGGTGCGGAGGCGAAGGTAGAGGATGTTGTCGCGTGACATACCTCCGAGTTCGATGACATCAAGTTCACCGAGAGCATCGCCGGCGGGGTCTGTGATGCTGGCGTGCTGGCTGGGCCAGTCGTTGTGCTGGCCGTCGATGATGATGGGCTGTGCGAGTGCGAGACTCTGGAGCGCACACAGAAGCAGGGCGATGAAGCGCATGGCATATCCCTCCGATACAGACAGCGTAGCCTGCAAGCAAGAAAAAAGGCCTTGAGATGGCCAGTGCCACTCAAAGCCCTTGTGTGTGCGGGGGCAATCTAAACCAATGGCGGTTTAGTCGCGTTTGGGCTCGACAACGGGCGCAGGAGCAATGCTGCCGCGTGCGGGTCGCGCGGGCGTGCGTGTCGGATCGACAATGAGCCGATCGCGGCGTGAGCGTTCGAGTTCGTCGCTGGTGAGCGTCATGGAGCGGTTGCTCTTGGCACCGACGCGCTGGGTGAGGCGTGCGGGCCACCAGCGATATCCATTGACCCCGCGATGAACGTAGTCGGGCGCGTTGATGATGAGATGGCCCTGATAGAAGCGGATGCTGGCGCCGTCGCCGCCGTTGTCTTCCCATTGCTCGGTTTCGACGTTTGCGGTGATGATGTCGATGAGGGTTTGAGCCATTTCCTGACGGGTGGGGCGGTCATCCTGTCCGCGCTGCTGCTGGCCGGTCTGCTGGAAGGGGCTTTGCCCGCCGCCACCGCCTTGACTGCCCTGAAGGACGCTGTTGAGGTCGAAGGTGGGCGCGTCGGTGAAGTCCATCACTTCGAAGAGCATGTCATTGATGTCGTACAGCTCGACGCGGCGGTTGCGGTTGAGGCGTTCTTTGGGTCCGACCTCAAACGTGCCGTAGGTTGTGAACTGCCAGGTGTTTGAGCCGGGTTCGCCATAGGCGGAGGCTGACTGCTCGAGGATGCGCTCGATCATGGTGAGCGCCGAGGCATTGCGTACGCGAAGGTTGACGGTGTGCTCCGGGTCGAGCCCGATAGCGTGGGTGTCGTCCATCCAGAGCACTTCGATGTCGGCACCAGTGACGTCGCCGATGTAGCGCATAACGTCCTCAAGGCGTTGGCCTGTGAGTTCGACGGTCATGGGGCGAAGGAGTTTGACGATCGTCTCGCGTTCAAACTGCCCGGAAATGGACCCCACCTGCGCGTGCGCGACTGACGCGACGGGCAGTACGAGCGAACCTGCGGCCAAGGCAGCGGCGATCGTAAGCAGACGTGAAAACATGAAAAATTCCTTTCGAACCACAACGGCCGAGAACGGTGTACAACACCATTCAAAACAGTCTATCGGCTTCAAACCAGTTCGCACCACTTCAAACGAAGGATCCCGTAAAAATCTGATAGTATATTGCTAGGGTGTGGCGGCCTGTCTCTGGCAGTCCCGGGAGTATTCCGCGAGATAAGACTGGACATCGAAGAAGTCGAAGAGGCCGTCGTGATTGCGATCGGCCAGAGGTAGGTGGTCGGAAAAAGCCTGCAGAAAGAGCTGAATATCGATGAAGTCGACGCTGCCGTCGCCATTGAGGTCAGCGATGCACACGCGGGTGCCTTGGAACGGTATCGCGCGAGCCAGAAGGAGGGCTTGGTAGGCGTCGATGCGGCCCGAGCCTGAGAAAGGATCCCAGCCAGAGGGGCCGATGTCCTTGGCACTTGCGGCGATGACTTGCCGGATCGTTTCAGCGGTAAGGTCGGGGCGAAGGGTGCGGACGAGTGCTGCTGTTGCTGCGACAAAGGGGCTTGCGAACGAGGTACCGCTGCGGTACTCATAGGTATCAGGAAGAGCGGTGGTGTCCCAGGTGGAATAAATGTCTCGGCCCGGAGCCGCGACGTCCATCTGAGGCCCGCCCGACGTAAACCCGACGATTTCATCGCGGTTGTTGGTGGCACCGACAGCGATGGTTTCTGGAAGGGCGGCCGGGAAGCCGATCGGGTCAGTTGAAATGTTGCCCGAGGAAGCGCACATGACGACATCGAGGGCTGCAGCATACTGGACGGCTGCTCGGTGGAGGCTGTTGGCGCTTTCGAAGCCCAGACTGATGTTGATGACCTTCGCACCATTGTCGGCTGCCCAGATCAGGCCATTGGCGAGATACCCCTCGAACGTAAAACCGAAGCGATCGACGATTCGGACGGGCATAATGGAGGACTTGTGTGCGAGTCCTGCGACACCGATTCCGTTGTTTGTGCGTGCAGCGATGATGCCGGCGACGTGCGTGCCATGAGACACCCACGAATCGTCGATAGCTTCTGTATTGCCAGAGGTGAAGTTTCGACCCTGAACAATTTGGCCTGCGAGATCCGGGTGGCTGAAACTGATGCCTGAATCGAGCACGGCGACGACGACGCCGGGGCGATTGCCGACGACGGACCAGGCTGCGGTGGCGTTGAGGTCGGCATCGACCGTTCCGGCATAGCCTCGAATGGACTGGCCAATGTTTTCGAGGGCGTATTGCTGTTCGAAGAGCGGATCATTGGGCAAGGGGAATTGTGAGCCGCCGCTTTGCTCGTCGAGGAGGTGGGCTGAACCCCGTCGGTCCTTCTCGACAGAGACGAATAGGTCCGAGAACGCGCTGAGTTGGCGGATTCGGAGATCAAGGTCGGTTGTGACAGGGAGATCAAGGAAATAGAACCGATCAAGGCCTAGAGCACGCGAAACCCCCTCGTTCTGGGGGTGAACGGCGCGATCGAGTTTGGTGACTTGCCATGAGTTCAGGAGTGCAGAGGCCACCCGGGTGGATTCGGTCGCGCGTTCGCTGGACGTGTCCAGAACAAACTGGTGGCCTTGGTCCTGGATGACATGGGAGTTTGAGGTAAGCTGGACGATGAGGCGGCCTGCGCGGTAACCATCTATGGACATTGGAGATGCAGCTTCCGACGCTTGCGGTGGCAGAACGTGAGCACTCGCCACGGAAGCAAGCACGAACGTCATAAGCAAACCCGTGAAGGCCCGCTTCTTAAAAGACCACATCCCTGACTCTCCCTCTGATGCTGCGATTGGCAACACCGAGCCGAAAGCAGTGTATCAGGGTTTTGTGGCTGTTGACAGGAGAATTTGTGGGGGTTTGAATAAATGAGCATGGCGGCATGAGGTAGTGTTCCTAAGAACAGCGACACCAACGGGTACCGAAATCGAGAAAAGCCAACCAATTTTCGTAAATGAAGTGAGAAAGGCTTGACATGGGGGCAAATTCCTGCAATTCTGTTCACATTCAAGGGCTTCAGTTTCCGGAGGCCTTTGAATAGCAGAGAGAGAGTGTAGAGAAGAGAACGAGTCGAGCGAGAGAGTCAGGTAACCAGGTCCTTGGTGTCGCAGCCTCGGGCCGCAAGAGAGAGAGAGAGACTAGACATGAGCAAGACCAAGGTTAGTGCGTTTGTAGTTGCGGCGGGAGTTGCAGCGAGCGCAACGCTCGCGGCAGACATCGAAGCGTTCCGCATTGATGCGAACAACGGCGCGAGCACAGGATCGTTCGTCGTGATGTTCGATCAGGGGGAGTGGGAAGGCAATCGTTGGACCTACACCATTGATCAAACCGTGGACATCGGTGGCGTCGGCACGCTGCAGAGCGCGACGATCATCATCGGCAATCTGGGCCGCTCTGGCGGGCAAACAGTTTCGCTGAACTTCAACGTCGCGGCTGGCGCGCTGAACACCGTCTTCTCGGTGTCGTCGGGCTTGGCCAATGCTGCGTTCCCGACCGCGATGGGTCGCGCTTCGGCTGCGGTCTCGGTCACCGATACGACGGGCAACGGCGCGACGCTCAGCCCGGACGGCGCGTCGATCTACTCGGCATACTACAACGGCCTCCAAGGGAGCCTGTTCGCGGGTCTGCTGGGCGGCCCGGTGGTTGCGGGTGCATTCTCGACGGCGACGGCGTCGGCTGAAAGCCCCAATGGCGGCGGTTACTCGGCAATCTTCGGTGCGCTCAATGACATCAGCGCCGATTGGACCTTCGCCGTTTCGTCGTTTGACATTGCATCGGGCACGAGCGTGTTCACAGTGATTCCTGCTCCGAGCAGTCTGGCTCTGCTCGGGCTTGCAGGTCTTGCTGCACGTCGTCGTCGCTGAGGAAAGAAGATCCAGGGTCCCGGCTGTCGAAGTTTCGGCAGCCGGGCTTTGAGGTTTTGAGATGGGTTTTTGAGAGAGTGTCGCTGTTACGCTTTCGGGGGTGATTTTCCGAGAGTGGAAAAAGCGGGCGGGTGCAAGGAAGGCCCGTGAACAGCGGAAGGAGAGAGTGTGAGTTTGAGCTCCGGCCCGGTGCCGGAGGAGGCATGTATGAAGGGTCATGAGAGCAGGTGGCTGATTGCAGTGGGGGTAGCAAGCGTTCTGTCAGCAGGCGCGTTGGCTGGGCCGACGACCGCGCTGCGCATCGACGCGAACAGTTCGTTGGGGAGCGGGTATTTCGAAGTGACGCTGGATGATGGCGTGACGCTTCCGGATGGTTCGTTTTTCTGGTCACTCGGCGCGCCGGTGACGATTACGGACACGAACTCGGGCATGTCGATCGCAACGCTGTCGTTTGGGTCGATCATGCTGGGCGCTTCGGGCGTTGTGAGCCACAGTTTCGTGGTTCAGGCAGGCAATGCCGCGACGAATTTTGCACTGGGCAGCGGTTTGGTGAATCTTGGACCGATCGCGAATCCGTATGGCCGTGCGTCGTCGGGCATCACCCTGACGGACACGAACGGGGACGGCGCGAACCTGACAGGCAATTTTGCTGGCGGGACCATGTTCGAGGCGTTTTATGACGCGGGTGCGGTTTTTGCGAACCTGCTCACGGGGCCTTTCGGCTTTGCGACGCCATTCGACTCAAAAGCGATGAGCGACGAGTATCCGGCTGGTGCTGGGAACTTCGCGGCCTTCACGGGTCCTGCGTCGCAGATCGGGATTCATTGGGATTTCCTGCTCAGCGCGAACGACAGCGCTGGGGGCACGAGCGTGTTTGTTGTGATTCCGACCCCGGCGGCGGCAACGATGCTGCTCGCGGGATTCGGCGTGATGACCTCGCGTCGTCGTCGGTAAGTTGAACTGATCCTTGACTGGCACCGCTGCGTTCGCGCAGCGGTGCTTTTTTGTGCGCGGCTGGCGCTACTGAGCGTTGCTACTCAGGTTTCGAAGGCAGTTGCATCGGGGTCGAAAGCCTGAGTGGCAGATGGACCATCGGCGCGATACCGATAGTGCTGATGCATCCAGGATGCCAAGGCGTGTGGGTTGTGCCAGCGCTGGGCGAAGCGGCGCGAGCGGGCTGCGAGGTCGTAGCGTTGAGATGCGGGCATGGCCAGGACACGATCGAGAGTGCAGGAAATGGTGCTTTGGTCGGCGGAAAGAATGGGGAGTTCCTGCTGCATTGCGAGTGGAACGCGGGAGACCAGTGCGGGGTCGATGCGTGAGATGACGACCTTGCCCAGTGCCATGGCCTCGACCGAGAGACCGCCGTACCAGCCGAGACGGAGTTGGTCGATGATGATGTCGGCCTGCGCGTACCGGAGCATGGCTTGATCGCGCGGGAGGCGCTCGATGAGATCAAACTCGACGCGTGAGCCGAGTGCGGCGATGGCGTCGATGACAGCGGATGTTCCTTTAACGGTGCGATCGGTGGGGGCGTGGGCGATTCGAAGCGGGCGGTCGTAGGCCTTGGCAAAGACAGGGGTGATGGCGTGTGGGTCGATTGAGGCGTAGGGCATGAAGAGGGAATCGGGGACGAGGTCTGTGAGATCGGGGTTGAGGCAGAAAACGCGCTCGCTCCAGCGTGCGATGTAGCGTGCGACGCCGGCGCGGCGTGTGCCGTCGTTGATTGAGCATGGACCCGACCCTGTTGCGCAGACGGCGCAACGTGCGGGGATGCGAACGTCGCAGCCTTGGCAGGTGGTGAAGATGCGCACGCCCGAGGCTTTGAGGAGCGGGAGGTCGATGCCGAAGCCGCCCATGAGCGGGAGAAATGGTTGGGCGAAGTTGAGGTGAACGATGTCGTAGTCTCGTGCGGCGCGGAGGAGCATGGAGGTGCGGCCTGCGAGGCGGCGCAGGCGAGAGCGGGAAGCTAGATCGAGGTCGATATCGACGTCGTAGTTGAATGGGCTGCGTGTGATGACGGCGACATCGGAATGCAGGCCCAAAGCGCGCTCGGCGCGTGACAGGCCTGTGGGATGTCCTCCGACATCGGTTGGCCAGTGAAGGATGCGGAGAGGTGCGGCGCGTGAATCAGGCATGGAGTTCGAGCGTTGCATTGATGGCGTCGGCGAAGGGCGTGAAGCGAAGTGGGCAGATCGTGCGCATGAGTGTAATGTCGGCGATGTAGTCGGTGGCGCGAGGTGCGGGGGCGATCGTGAAGGTAGGCGAGAGGCCCAGGCGTGAAGCGATGGTTTGGGCCATGGTGCGAATGGAGGTCGGTTGGTCGCTGGCGAGGTTGACACGAAGCGGGGTGTCGTTGCGGCTGAGCATGTGCTGGGCGAGGTCGACGAGTGTGCGTGCGACGTCATCGACATAGGTGAGGCTGATGCGCAGGCCTTCGTGGTCTTCGGGGTGGAAAGGGTGCGGTTCGAGAGTGACGGGCTGGGATTGTTTGATGCGTGAGATGATGGTGGGGACCATCATGCGTTGTTGACCGGGGCCAAAGACTCCGAAGAGCCGCACGCAACAGGTTTTGAGTTCTGGGATTAGAGCGAGTGCTTCTTCAGCGTGGATTTTGCTCAGGGCGTAGGCGTTATCGCGACGGAAAGGCTGATCTTCGCGCATCGGCTCGAAGGTGTGCGCGTAGACGGTGCCGGTGGAGGCGTAGATGAATGCGCGGACACCAGAGCGTCGTGCGAGATCGGCTGCGCGGAGCGCGCCTACGACGTTGACAGCAAAGAGGTTGTCTGCATGAAGCGGAAAATCGCGGAAGTGGGGCGACTGGGCGAGGTAGAAGATAGTGTCGGTGCCATCCGGGAGGATGGGTTCGTCGCGTGCGATATCGCACAGTGCGAAGTTAGCGGGTGTGTGCTGGTCGGCGAGGCAGTCGATGCCGAACGAGGGAAGGTGGCGGGCAGCAAGTTCGCGAGAGAGTGAGCGGCCGATGAACCCGGTAGAACCGATAATGACTGCGTTCATGGGAGTGAGGCTCCGGTATGAGAGAGTGCGAGTGCGAGACGTTGCGAGCAGGCGGAGAGACTGTAGTAGGTCTCGATATAGGTTCGGCCGAGGCTGCCGAGTTGTGGGAGAAGTTCGCGTTCGAGGCATAGGCGTTCGATTTCTCGTTCGATTGTTTCGGGGCGGATGTTGATGATGGGGCAGGCGTCGGGGGCGAGGAGATCGCGCTGTGGATTGCGGATGAAGCAGAGGACAGGTTTGGCCAGGGCCATGGCTTCGAGGGCGAAGTAGCCGTGAAATCCGATGAGGCACTGATCGAAAATGACGTCGGCGTTGCGGTATTGAGCGAGGGCCTGGTCGTGTGTGAGGTTTTCGACGAGTTGGAGTTCGACGGAGAGGCCTCGTGTGCGGAGGTTTTCGACTGCTGCGATGAGGTGATCGGTGCCCTTGAAGTGTCGATGATTGGGGGCGTGGAGAATGCGCAAGGGGCGTTCGGGATTGGCGTCGGGAATTGCTGGGGCGTAACGCGGATCGTTGAGATCGATTGGCCAATAGAAGAGGGTGTTGTTGCTGCCGGGGGTGTAGTGAGTCATGTCGCCGATGGAGAAGCGGGCGGTTGCGGCGTGTGCGATGCGGCGCTGGTTGATTGCGGCGCGGGTGTCGTCACAGATGCAGTACTTGCCGGGGTGAGGGCAGGCCTCGCAGCAGTTTGGCGAGCCGAGGGCGAGTGTTGCGTTGCGCGTGCGCACGTCGGCGCCATAGGCCCAGAAAAATAGTTGCTTGCGTGAGATGCGGTAGAGGAGGAGTTCGACGGGGTTGAACTCGCGCGCGCGAAAGAGGGGGAGGAGGCCGCGATCACAGAAGAAATGGAGGCGGTCGCAACTGAGGCAGGCGAGGATGAGGTTGAGGAAGGGCGAGAGCGGGCCCAAGAAGTGGGTGTAGCGCGCGTTCGAGAGGTTGCGGTCGAAGCGCTGTTCGAGGCGATTGACTTCGAAAGCCCAAGTCTGGACGGTGAATCCGATCGAGCGTTCGGCGTCGGCCAGGAGGGGGATGGTGGGAATTGGTTGAGTGATCCAGAGGCTGCGAGAGGGGCGTGTTGAGCGACGCGTGATGTGGCGAAATAGTGCAGCGAGAAGTGCGAGAGGAACTGCGAAGAGCAGGCCCAGAACAATGAGCATGTGGCGGATGGCCGATGTCATCTGGGTGTGATTCAGAGGGGCTTGCGAAGGAGGACGGAGATGCCATTGGGGTTTGCGTCGTTGAATGAGTATTGGGTGACTCCGAGGTCGGCGAGCCACGATCGGACTTCGTCGTCGGTGTGCTGCCAGGCGTCGTGTGGGTGATACCAGTCGAAGTTGACCATGTTGTTGGTCTCCCAGTCGAAGGCGTCGTTCCAGAAGCACTTGAGGAAGTTGTAGTAGAGGAGACGTTGGACGTTGTGAGTTCCGGGGGGGATGCCGAGGAGCGGAATGCCTTTTTCGAGAGTGATGGTTGCGTCGAGTTTGCTCAGTTCGCGTCCGAGTTCGGTGATTCCTTCGCAGGCTTCGTAGCAGGCTTCGGGCTCGAGTGGAGAGAGGTGTGTGCGGAGGTGAGCATCGCAGAATCGACGTGCGGCGCCCATTTGCCGGTAGACGTAAAAGAAGAACTGGCCTCCGGGCTTTACTTTTTTATAGACAGCTTCAACGGCGTTGCGTGTGTTTGGGGTGTGGTGAAGGACGCCATCGGCGATGGCGAAGTCGAAGACGTTGTCTTCGCAGGGTATGGCCATGAGGTCGGCCTGGAGGATGTGGGTGTTGGGGAGGCTGCCGACGTTGTGATATGTTGTGACGGCGGCTTCGGAGATATCGACGGAGACGACCGAGCCGGGGCAGTGTTGAGCCATGAACTGCGTGTTGAAGCCGGAACCGGGTCCGATTTCGAGGATGCGGTCGAAAGCGCGGTAGAAGGCGGGGAGTTGGTCGGCGGATTGCAGGCCGAATTTCTTGACGAACCAGCCGCTGAGGAATTGCTGGTGCTGTTGCTCGAAGCCGTAGTTTTTGAAGCGTCGCCATTTGTCGGAAAAGGTGACGTTGGTGGCGGCCTGGGTAGAGAGAGGAGCGGGGGCGGATTCATCGGGGAAGCGATCGGCGAGGTTGTGGCGTGCGATGAAGTCGGCGTGATGATCGCGGACAGCACCGAAGAGGAGGCGCGGGACGCCATCGATGATCGGGTACCAGTGCTGGCCGGCGGAGAGAATGCCTTCGGTGATTTCGTCACCGTGCGTGGCGAGGATCTGGAGTTCGAGGCGCTTGCCGGTTTGCGGGTCGCGCAAGAAGTCGAGGGTGCTGCGTTTCATCGGCGTTCCATTTGTTTTTGTGGCGTTCGGATTTTGGTGTTGGGATGAGTGGAGATGAGGTCCATGAAGAGGGTTGCGTGGCGTTCGACGACATGGCCATGCCAGTAGTTGCGGCGCATCCAGGCGTGCAGGGTTGCGCGCATGTGTGCAGCGTCGCACATAAGAGCGTCGCGGAGAGCGGCGGCGCAGGAGTCGATGTCGTGGGCTTCAAAATACGGTGGGGGCTCCATGCACCAGTCGGACTTGGCGTGGTCGAGGTGAGTGACGAGCGGGGTACCGACAGCCAGTGCGGTGGGGCCGATGCCGCCGAAGACACCGTAGCGAAATTGATCGACCAGAACGCGTGCGCCGCGAGTGACACGGATGAGGTTGTGGATGTTGAGAGGCTCGATCATGACGACGCGATGTTCGATGCCGAGGCTGCGCATGAGCTCGCGCGAACGATCGAGATCTGCACCCCACGAGGGCGTGACGAGTTGAACATCAGGAAAGTCTGGGGCGATGCGTGCGAAGGCTTCGAGGAGAATATGAGTGCCTTTGACGTCAAAGTCGTGCCGTGCCGGAGAGAAGACATAGGGCGGGCAGACGCCGGGCGGGAGGATGCCGGCGTCGGCGATGGACATGTCGTAGTACTTGCGGTCGATGAGGTGAGGAATCGGAATGACACGGGGAATTTCGAGTCGCTGAGCAGCGGCGATGC
Protein-coding sequences here:
- a CDS encoding S8 family serine peptidase, translating into MSIDGYRAGRLIVQLTSNSHVIQDQGHQFVLDTSSERATESTRVASALLNSWQVTKLDRAVHPQNEGVSRALGLDRFYFLDLPVTTDLDLRIRQLSAFSDLFVSVEKDRRGSAHLLDEQSGGSQFPLPNDPLFEQQYALENIGQSIRGYAGTVDADLNATAAWSVVGNRPGVVVAVLDSGISFSHPDLAGQIVQGRNFTSGNTEAIDDSWVSHGTHVAGIIAARTNNGIGVAGLAHKSSIMPVRIVDRFGFTFEGYLANGLIWAADNGAKVINISLGFESANSLHRAAVQYAAALDVVMCASSGNISTDPIGFPAALPETIAVGATNNRDEIVGFTSGGPQMDVAAPGRDIYSTWDTTALPDTYEYRSGTSFASPFVAATAALVRTLRPDLTAETIRQVIAASAKDIGPSGWDPFSGSGRIDAYQALLLARAIPFQGTRVCIADLNGDGSVDFIDIQLFLQAFSDHLPLADRNHDGLFDFFDVQSYLAEYSRDCQRQAATP
- a CDS encoding NAD(P)-dependent oxidoreductase; the protein is MNAVIIGSTGFIGRSLSRELAARHLPSFGIDCLADQHTPANFALCDIARDEPILPDGTDTIFYLAQSPHFRDFPLHADNLFAVNVVGALRAADLARRSGVRAFIYASTGTVYAHTFEPMREDQPFRRDNAYALSKIHAEEALALIPELKTCCVRLFGVFGPGQQRMMVPTIISRIKQSQPVTLEPHPFHPEDHEGLRISLTYVDDVARTLVDLAQHMLSRNDTPLRVNLASDQPTSIRTMAQTIASRLGLSPTFTIAPAPRATDYIADITLMRTICPLRFTPFADAINATLELHA
- a CDS encoding class I SAM-dependent methyltransferase, producing the protein MKRSTLDFLRDPQTGKRLELQILATHGDEITEGILSAGQHWYPIIDGVPRLLFGAVRDHHADFIARHNLADRFPDESAPAPLSTQAATNVTFSDKWRRFKNYGFEQQHQQFLSGWFVKKFGLQSADQLPAFYRAFDRILEIGPGSGFNTQFMAQHCPGSVVSVDISEAAVTTYHNVGSLPNTHILQADLMAIPCEDNVFDFAIADGVLHHTPNTRNAVEAVYKKVKPGGQFFFYVYRQMGAARRFCDAHLRTHLSPLEPEACYEACEGITELGRELSKLDATITLEKGIPLLGIPPGTHNVQRLLYYNFLKCFWNDAFDWETNNMVNFDWYHPHDAWQHTDDEVRSWLADLGVTQYSFNDANPNGISVLLRKPL
- a CDS encoding Gfo/Idh/MocA family oxidoreductase, with protein sequence MLTVGVIGCGSISSVYLKNLAASKSVRVAAVADLDDAKARAAAALAPGAKVMSTDALLAAPEINLVLNLTTPHAHASIARAAIAAGKHVYNEKPLTINLDDARNLLEAARARSVLVGCAPDTVLGAGIQTCKQLIDAGTIGKPLGGVAFMLCPGHESWHPDPAFYYAPGGGPVLDMGPYYITALVTLLGPARRVSSLARMTHTTRTITSRPKQGQTIAVEVPTHATGLIEFASGAIVSVVFSFDVQATTLPPIELWGTGGSIRVPDPNGFGGPVSAFASSAACGSREWTDIPLIAGRADNARGIGVEDMAAALAGERKSHRASGSLALHVLEIMHALNRDGVTEIDSPAA
- a CDS encoding endonuclease/exonuclease/phosphatase family protein: MRFIALLLCALQSLALAQPIIIDGQHNDWPSQHASITDPAGDALGELDVIELGGMSRDNILYLRLRTTSPLNFVAGAQTNPDLRIVFQPDGGPMFELSARGRQLVRRDTAQILTWDAVKYASAPTFASDTYEFRLDLSSVGGIGPAGVTVWLEGSDTLESPLTIPAEKPDPGANPPRVTITPESPASAAAIQPGTPAPILARHIRIASLNTYATGLLDSARIPVFARLLRSTDADIILIQEEYNSNATQVAEFFNTHRPRPGGEAWNVHKRGDNAIISHYPVHPLPNHDASYAAAVVITPRGPIVVLGIHPKCCGYIGSSEDLQRISQTQRMEQLVTEVRSGQHNTAVDLRDAPVIIGGDWNLVGSRTPLDMLTEPQLSRMAELPMLSAGADSSTWRALSGLGFPPGRLDLIVYDAVALTPTFSEVFDTALLTAERLAALGLEAADSRASDHLMLIADFRFDQHP